The Sandaracinus amylolyticus genomic interval TCGGTGCGCGCTCGGCGCGCGCCGAGCTCAAGCGGCGCGAGCAGGCGCGCCGGAGGTAACGCGAGCTTCTGCTCGTCGGGGAAGGAGGGCCTGCGCACGGGCCCTCCAGTAGTCACGACACGAGGACGAGATGCTGGATTTCGAGCTCACCGAGGAACAGCAGGCGCTGGTCTCCACCGCGCGCCAGTTCACGAAGGATCGCATCATCCCGATCGCCGCCGAGTGCGACCAGCACTCGAAGTTCCCCGTCGACGTGTTCAAGCAGGCGTGGGAGCTCGGGCTCGTGACGCCGGGCATCGAGGAGAAGTACGGCGGCGCGGGGATGGGCGAGATCGACAACGTCCTCATCACCGAGGAGCTCGCCTACGGCTGCACCGGCATCCAGACCTCGATCACCGCGAACACCCTCGCCGCGACGCCGATCATGATCGCGGGCAACGAGGATCAGAAGAAGAAGTACCTCGGCATGCTCGCGCGCGAGCCCGTGTTCGCCGCGTACGCGATCACCGAGCCGGGCGCGGGCAGCGACGCGGCGGGCATCCAGTGCCGCGCGCGCAAGGTCGGCGACGACTGGGTCCTCAACGGCCAGAAGTGCTTCATCACGAACGCCTCGATCGCGAGCTGGTACGTGGTGTTCGCGACGACGAACCCCGAGGGCCGGCACAAGAACATCATGGCCTTCATCGTCGATCGCGAGAGCCCCGGCCTCTCGATCGGCAAGAAGGAAGACAAGATGGGCCAGCGCGCGAGCGACACCGCGACGGTGATCCTCGAGGACGTGAAGGTCCCGGCGGCGAACGTGCTCGCGGGCGAGGGCGAGGGCTTCAAGGTCGCGATGCAGACCTTCGATCGCACGCGCCCCGACATCGGCGCGGGCGCCTGCGGCATCATGCGCCGCGCGCTCGAGGAGTCGATCCGCTACGCGCTCGAGCGCAAGACGTTCGGCACCGCGATCGCGAACCACCAGGCCGTGCAGTTCATGATCGCCGAGATGGCGATCAAGTACGAAGCGACGCGCCTGATGGTCCACAAGGCGGCGTGGATGATCGACAAGGGCTCGCGCAACTCGATCGTCGCCAGCTACTCGAAGGCGTTCGGCGCGGACGCGGCGATGCAGGTCGCGACCGACGCGGTGCAGGTCTTCGGCGGCAACGGGTTCATGAAGGAGTACCCGGTCGAGAAGCTGATGCGCGACGCGAAGGTCCTCCAGATCTACGAGGGCACGTCGCAGGTGCAGCGCATGGTCATCGCGAAGAACCTCTTCGCGATGTTCAAGTGACGCGGGTCTGGTGATCGGCGCACGCAGAGCGTTCGCGATCGTCTCGGGGGCGGTGGTGATCCTGGTCACCGCCGCCCTCGGCGTTCGCGCGCAGGGGCCGCGCCGCTCGTTCGCGAGCGGCGAGCTCGGCGAGGCGGCGATCGTCGCAGCGCTCGCGTCCGCGCCGCCGGAGCGATTCCGCGCAGTCGGCTCGTCATCGCTGGTGTTCCAGGCCGAGCTCGCGGGCACGATCGACGCGGCGTTCCGGCCCGAGTCGCGCACGCATCCGCGCGGATGGCTCGCCGAGGTCGCCGCCTATCGAGTCGCGCTGGAGCTCGGGATCGACGACGTCCCGCCGGCGGTGCTGCGCAGCATCGATCGCGTGGCGCTGCGACGAGCGCTCGATCCCGAGGTCGACTTCGACGAGCTCACGCGCGAGCTCGTGCTCACCGGCAACGTCGCCCGCGGCGCGTTCGTGTACTGGGTGCCGGGCATGTTGCGCAGCGACCTCGACACGCCCGAGGGGATCGCACGATGGCGCGCGTGGCTCGCGCAGGGCGGCGCGATCCCGGAGGGCGATCTCGCGCTCGCGCGCGATCTCTCGAACGTGCTCGTGTTCGACTACCTCATCGCGAACCGTGATCGCTGGAGCGGTGGGAACGTGCGACCGCTGCCCAACGGGCGCTTGGTCATCCGCGATCACAACCTCGCGTTCCCGTTCGCGCTCGGGGAAGGCGTGCAGGCGCGCATGCTCGACACGCTGCGCCGCACGACGCGCTTCTCGCGGGCGACGATCGAGCACCTGATCGCGCTCGACGAAGAGGCGCTGCGCGCCGCGCTCGCGGCGGACGAGCCGAGCGTGCTGCTCGAGGATCGTCAGATCGCGGGCGTGCTCGAGCGCCGCGAGACGCTGCTCTCGTACGTCGGCGCGTTGATCGAAGCGCACGGCGAGGAGGCCGTGCTCTACTTCGAGTGATGGGCGCGCTGCTCGCGATCGCCGGCTTCGCGATCGGGCTCGCGCTCGGCCTCGCGATCGGCGCGAGGAGGCTCGCTGCGTTCCGCCGAGAGCTCGCGATGCGCAAGGCCGAGCTGCGCAGCCACGTGCTCCCGCTGCTCGAGCACCGCGCCGCGGGATCGAGCGTGCCTCCCGCCGAGCGCGCCCACGACGAGCGCGATCCGCTGATCGCCGCGATCGCGCTGGCGCGGTCGATCCAATCGACCGAGGCTCGCGCGGACCTGCCGTACACCGACACGCTCGAGGTCGGCCCGACGACACCGCGCGAGCGCTGAGCCGAGCGCCGCCGCCGACCGGTCAGGCGCGCTCCAGCCGGAGCGCGTCGGCGGGCAGCGTGAGGGCGAACGTCGTCGCTGCGACGCCGGCGATCACGACGGCCGGCACGACGAGCGCGGCGTACCCGAGCGTTCCCGCGAGCGCGATCCCCAGCCCGGCGCCGATCGCGAACGCGATCATCTTCCCTCCGCGGAGCGCAGCCGAGCGGCGCGCGGCCTCGCGGAGCGGCGAAGGAACGTCGTGCGCGAGCGTGCCCAGCGCGACGCCGAGGTCGGTCGCGGGGCCGGTCATGTGCGTCGTGCGCACCAGCATCCCGGTGGCGGTCGCGACCGCCGCGTTCTGCAGGCCCATCCCGAACGCGAGCACCGCGAGGAACGCGAAGTCACCGGGTCGCTCCACGCCCGCACCGAAATCCCCGAACACGCCGAGCGATCCGAGCGCGCCCGCGAGCGCGAGCAGCGAAGCGGTGAGCGCGAGAGGCGCCCAAGGCCGCGGCGGCAGGCCGCGCAGCCGTCGTCCCTCGGAGAGCCCGACCGACGACGCCGCGCCGAGCACGAACGCGCCGAGCACGAGCAGGTACTCGAACACCAGCGGCCACGAGAGCGCGTCGATGCCGATCCGCGTCAGCGTTCCGGTCACGTGCGTCACGTAGCGAGAGCACGCGGCGAGCGCGATCGCGTTCACCGCGCCTGCGGAGAGCGCGAGCGCGAGCCAGCTCGCGACGCGCGAGGGCGCGTGCACCGCGCTCGAGTCGAACAGCGGCGGAGGGCTCATCGAGACCCTCCGTCCCGCGCATCTGCGAGGAGCGCTCCATCGAGCGAGCGCCGCGGCTGATCCATCGCCGGCGCCTCACCGCCGAGCACGCGGAACTGCCCCGCGTCCTGGTCGTACGCGAAGACCTCGCCGCTCGTGATCTTGTAGACCCACGCGTGCAGGTGGAGCTTGCCGGTCGCGAGCCGCGCGGCGACCGCGGGGTGCGTGCGCAGGTTCGTCAGCTGCGCGAGCACGTTCTCCTGGATCGCGACGTTCAAACGCTCTTCGGGATCACGATCCGCGTAGCACTCGTCCACGACCTGCCCGGTCGCGGCGGCGTGCGTGAGCCACTCGCGCATCGCGGGCATGCGATCGACCGAGCCCGGTGTGATCAGCGCCTTCATCGCGCCGCAGTGCGAGTGGCCGCACACCACGATGTGCTCGATGCCGAGCCCCGCGATCGCGAACTCGATCGTGGCCGCCTCGGCGCCGTGCGTGCCCCATGCCGGTACGATGTTCCCCGCGTTCCGCAGGATGAACAGCTCGCCGGGCTGGGTCTGCGTGAGCAGGTTCGGATCGATGCGCGAGTCCGAGCAGGTCACGAACAGCGCCTGCGGGCTCTGGCCGCCACCGAGGCGGAGGAACAGGTCTCGCTGGCTCGCGAAGACCTCGCTGTGGAACCGATGCACGCCGTGCACGAGCTTCTTCATGGGACCTCCTTCGTCGAGCGCGCCGCCCGACGCCCGATGAGATGCGGCGTGCGTCCTCCCACCACCAGGCATGTAATTTCGTCGTAACCTGACGGTTGGAGCGTCACATCGCGATGGAATGGCTGAACTACCATCATCTTCTCTACTTCTGGACCGTCGCCCACGAGGGCGGTCTGCTGCCCGCCGCGCGCAAGCTGCGCGTCACGCACTCGACCGTCGGCGCGCAGGTACACGCGCTCGAGGAGTCGCTCGGCGAGAAGCTCCTGGTCCGCGAGGGGCGGCGGCTCGTGCCGACCGACGTCGGCCGGCTCGTGCTGCGCTACGCCGACGAGATCTTCGGGCTCGGGCGCGAGCTCGTCGACACGGTGCGAGGCCGTCCGACCGGACAGGCGCTGCGCCTCGACGTCGGCGTGGTCGACGTCATCCCCAAGCTGGTCGCGCGGCGGCTCTTGCGCCCGGCGCACGAGCTCGACCAGCCGGTGCGCATCGTCTGCCGCGAGGATCACCTCGAGCGCTTGATCGGGGAGCTCGCGCTGCACTCGCTCGACGCGATCATCAGCGACTCGCCCCCGCCGCCGAGCGCGAACGTGAAGGTCTTCGGACATCCGCTCGGCGAGTGCGGCGTCACGCTCTTCGCCGCGCCCGCGCTCGCGAAGAAGCTGGCGCGCGGCTTCCCGCGCTCGCTCGACGGTGCGCCGATGGTCGTGCCCACCGAAGGCACCGTGCTGCGCCGCTCGCTCGACCGCTGGCTCGCCGCGATCTCGGTGCGCCCGACGATCGTCGCGGAGATCGAGGACTCGGCGCTGCTCAAGGCGTTCGGGCAGGACGGCGCGGGCGTGTTCCCTGCGCCCTCGGTGGTCCGCGACGAGGTGGTGCGCCAGTACGGCGTGCGCGCGCTGGGCGAAGCGCCCGGCGTGGTCGAGCGCTTCTACGTGATCACCGCAGAGCGCCGGTTCCAGCATCCCGCGCTGGTCGCGATCACCGCGCGCGCACGCGCCGAGCTCGACGCCTCTCCCAAGACCGCTCGTCGCCGGCCCGGCGCGAGCGCACGCGACCACACCGGCTCGCGCTGAGCGCGACCGCGATCAGGCGCGTGCGCGCTTCTTCGCGCTCTTGCCGTCGCGCGCCGCGCGATACGCGTCGGCGTCGACGCGCTCGCCCTCGGCCCAGCGCTGCAGCGTCGGCACCACGACACCCGCCCAGCGCGCGCTGAGGCGCAGCGCGAGGAACTCGCGATAGAGCGCCGCGAGCACTTCCTCGATCTCGCGCGTCATCTTCATGCGCTCGTAGAACGGCGTGTCGTCGGCTTCGTCCTCGTCGGCGCCCTTCTTCTTCTTCGGCGTGCCGCGCGTGCGCCCCGCCATCTCGTCGACGAGATCACCGGTCACCGCCTCGCCCTCCCCGCCGAGCTCGGTCTGCAGCTTCAGCCCGCGCACCGCGAAGCTCTCGCCGGTGAGCACGAGGCTCGTGTCGTCGTCGCCGCGCGAGATGCGGATCCCCGCGCTCTCGGGGAGCTGACCGCGCAGCAGCGCTTCCTTCGCCTCGCGCCCGAGGCCCGGCAGCGCCGCGGTGATGCGCGTGCTCTCCGCGTCGGCCGAGAGCACGAGCTTCTTCTCGATCCACAGCCCGAACGAGCCGTGCTCGCGCGTGCTCAGCGTGCCGTCGAAGAGCTCGCTCTCCATCCACAGCCAGAGCAAGAGCTCGCGGCCCACGAAGCGCCGCTTCTCGATCAGATCCGCGAGCTGCACACGACCTCCGGAAGGGCGCGCATCATAGCGGGTTTCGATCACTCGGCCCGGACGAGCAGCGCGACGTCGGTCATGCCGACCGACGTGTAGCCGCCCGCGACGAGCACGTCGCCCGACGCGAGCACCGTCGCGGTGTGACCGCTGCGTCCGAGCGGGATGGAGCCGACGACCTCGAAGCGCTCGCCCTCCGGATCGAGCGCGAGCACGTCTTCGATCGACTGCCCGCCCGTCGACGGCGAGAAGAAGAAGCCGCCGATCGCGAGCACCGCCGCGCTCGTCTCGACCAGCGCGATCGAGTTGCGCGGCGACGGCAGCTCGGGCAGCGCACGGAACGCCTCGTCGCTCGAGCCGAGCGCCTCGACCACGTCGAGGAACACCGGAGGCGCGAGCCCGCCGACCACCAGGACGTCGTCGTCGCGCGTGCGCAGCGTCGCGTGGAAGAAACGACCCGGTCCCGCGAGGCGTCCACCCGGCGACACCGCGCCCGTCGTCGTGTCGATGCGCTCGATCTCGTGCGGCGCGCCGGTCGGTGCGAAGCCGCCGATCACGAGGACCGCGCCGTCGTGCTCGACGAGCGAGAGCATCGCGCGCGGCGCGGCCAACGCGCCGCCCTCGGACCACGTGCCCTCCTCGGGATCGAAGATCTCGATGGACGCGACGGGCGCGAACCCGCCGCCGCTCGCCGGCGTCGCCGCGCCGCCAGCGACGAGCACGCGACCGTCGCTCAGCAGGATCGCGCCGTGGTGCCCGCGCGCGTGCGCCATCGCCGCGGCGTCGATCACGTCGTGCGTGCTCGGGTCGTAGATCACGACGCTCTCGGTCACCGCGGTGCCCGCGGGCACGCCGTTCGACGCGCTCGCGCCGCCGCCCGCGACGAGCACGCGACCATCGGCGAGCAGCGTGGCCGTGTGGTTCACGCGCGCGGCGGGCAGCATCGCGACCTCTTCGAACGCGCCCGTCTCGGGGTCGTACTCCTCGATCGACGCGGTGGGCACGCGGCCGAGATCTTCCCCGCCGACGAAGAGCACGCGCCCGCTCGGCAAGCGCGTCGCGGTGTGACCGAGCCGCGCGACGTGGATCGACCCCGTCGGCTCGATCGCCAGCGCGACGCGCGGTCCCGCGTCGACGTCACCCGCGCCCGCGTCGAACGCGGACGCGTCGGGCAGCGCGGCATCGGGGAGCACGATCGGTGGATCGTCGCTCGATCCACCACACGCCGAGAGCACGAACGAGAGCACGAGAAAAGGAGCGAGCGTCCGCATGCGGCAGCGCCCGAGCACGCACCGGGCCGCGCGGCGGCCCCACGATTCGCGCGGTGCGCGTCCTCGCTCCGTCACGACCGCGACGCGCCACCGTCGCGGCGCGCACGCGTCGTCATCGGCCGCGAGGCGCGAGCACCGTCATCTCGAGCTCGGCCCACGCCTGCGTCTCGTCCTCGCCGAGCTCGAGCCGCTGCGCGAGCGTGTACGGCGACTCGGCGACGAGCTCGATGCCGAACGTCTTCTGGAAGAGCTCGAGCATCGCGAGCGCGTTGCGCTCGGTGTGGCTGAAGAAGCGCACGACGCCTTCCTCGAGCGACCACGTCAGATCGATCACGCGCGTCGTGGGCACGAGGCGCTTGCGCAGCTCGCGCGTCACGACCTCCTTGATCTCCGCGCGCTCGCGCCGGGAGAGCTTGTCGCGCCCGCTCTTCTCGCGGTACTTCGTCTCGGCCTCGCGCACCCGCGTCTTCAGGAGCGGCCCGGGGATCGCCCATCGATCGGTGCGGAACCCGAGGTTCAGGAACCCGTCGAGGTAGATGCGCTCGCTCGGCAGATCCACGTCGAGCGCATCGCCCATCACGCACCACCCCGAGCGCTCCGCGTCCGGCTCCTCCGGGCGCAGCGGCCGCATCGCGTGGTGCAGGATCTTCTCGTGCGACTTGTCGAGGAATCCGCGAGGGAGCGAGCGAGGCGCGAAGAACCGCGCATAGCTGAGAGAGCCCGAGAGCGCCGACATCGCGCGCGGGTGTAGCACCTCATCGGTCGATCGATCGACGCGCCGACTCGCACCGGTGTGAGCCCCGACTCGCACCGGTGTGAGCCGAAGCGCTCGCGACTACTCCTCGATCTCGCCCGACAGGAAGGCCCCCATGTCACGCAGCATCGCGTCGCCCAGCGCCGGGATGATCAGATCGGCGTGGAGCGGCGTCGGATAGCTGCGCAGCGGGCGACCGCTGACGCGCTGCAGGACCTCGGTCGTGCGGTTCGGGATGATGATGTCGCCGCGCGACATCTGGATCAGCACCTGCCGATCCTCCTGCGCGTACAGATGCGCGACGCTGTGCGGGTCGACGCTGTCGATCAGCCAGCGCGCCACGTCGAGCAGTCGCTCCTCCTCGAAGCTCGGCCGCGGCACGTCGATCGACGTGAAGTACTCGTCGATCTGCGGCGAGAAGTACGTCGACTCCACGAACAGATCGACCATGTCCGAGCCCGGCACGTTGAGCACCGCGCGGTCGATCTCCGGCGTGACCGAGACCCATACCGATCCGATGATCGCGCCGAGCGACTGACCGACGTAGTGGATGCGCTCGGGATCGAGCCGCACCCCCGTCGCGCCCTCCCAGTCCGCCGTCTGGATCGACCGCAAGAGCGACGAGAGATCGACCAGCGCCTGCCGGAAGTGATCGTTGATGTACGGCAGATCGTGGGTGTCGAGGAACGCCGCGCCGCTCGCCATCTGCACCGCGACGAGCGGGAACTGATTGAACTCGTCGGGCTCGCCGCTCGACGTCAGACAACGCCCGTCGGTGCTGCACGTCGCATCGGAGCCCGACGCGCACGGCGGGAAGCGGAGGATGTCGTCGTCGAGCCCGGTGAGGTTTCGGAACACCTCGGGGAAGAAGTTCGGGATCGCGACCAGGCTCGCGTCGATGCACGCGATGCGCTCGCCGTGGAACGGGAAGTCGATCCCGATCGCGACGAACCCGCGCTGCGCGAGCTCGCCCGCGATGCCCATCAAGAAGCGCGCGTCGGTCACGATCGCGTGCCCGAAGATCACGACCGGCGCCGGCTCGTCCTCCGGCAGATCGTTCGGCACCGCCATGTAGAACCGCACCGGCTGCATCGGGTGCTGTCCGTCCTCGCGCCACCGCCGCGAGATCGGATCGAGGAAGTACGGCGAGGGGATCGTCCCGATCACGTACTCGCGCACGCCGATGCTGCGCGTCAGATAGACCGCGCGGATCGCCGCGCCCTCGACACCCGGCGAGAGCGCCTCGAGCGCCTGCGCGGGCGTCAGCCGCTCGCGCACCGTCGGCTCCGCGTCGAGCTCGAGATCGATCGACGCACGCGCCGACTCGCGGATGCCGGGCACCGCATCCATCGTCGTGAAGGGCCACGCGGTCACGATGTTCTCGCGCCCGTAGCCATCGAGGAATTCGTCGATGCGCGCGCGCGTGACCTCGACGCGGCTCGCGAGCTCGTCGGTGAGCGATCCGATCTGGCTCGCGCCGCGCACCGCGATCGGATGCTCGCTGCGCATGAACCACCCGAGCGGCATCGGCTCGACCGCCTCGCCCTCGGCGCTGCGCACGCCGCGATCGACGACGATCGCGTACGTGGTGTGGCCCTGCAGCGGCAGCGCGGAGTCGTCGACCACCACGACGAGGTGGATGCAGTCCGCGGGCGTCGGCGTCTGACGGCACGCCTCTTCCCCGTCGTCGCCCATCACCTTCACGCTGACGGGCAGCTCGCGCGGCGTGTCGTCGAGCTCGAAGACGTGCACGTTGCCCGCGACCGTCGTGGGGTCGACCGCCTCGGTCATCTCGAAGAGCAGGTTCGGCGAGACGCCGAACCCATCGAGCTCGTTCGCCTGGCGCTTCGCGTTCGCCTCGAGCTCGCTGTCCCACTCGGCCTCTTCGAGCGAGACGAGCCCGGTCTCGGGATCGACCAGCAGATCGAACGGCAGCGGCACGCGCTGCGAGTCGCGGTCCATCGCGAGCTCGGGATCCTGCGTCACCGTGAACGACCACAACGCAGCGACCTCGTCGCGCGGGATCTCGCTCTGCGTGGGCCGCGCCGGGTCCTCGAAGAACTCGAAGAACGGCGCGAGCTCGAGGCGCAGGTCCTCGAGGCGCGAGCCCGCGTCGAGCCGCTCGGCGCGCGTCGCGCCGGGGAACGCGCGGTTGTGCCCGATCGTGTTCAGCACCTGGTCGCGGCGCAGGAA includes:
- a CDS encoding acyl-CoA dehydrogenase family protein, giving the protein MDFELTEEQQALVSTARQFTKDRIIPIAAECDQHSKFPVDVFKQAWELGLVTPGIEEKYGGAGMGEIDNVLITEELAYGCTGIQTSITANTLAATPIMIAGNEDQKKKYLGMLAREPVFAAYAITEPGAGSDAAGIQCRARKVGDDWVLNGQKCFITNASIASWYVVFATTNPEGRHKNIMAFIVDRESPGLSIGKKEDKMGQRASDTATVILEDVKVPAANVLAGEGEGFKVAMQTFDRTRPDIGAGACGIMRRALEESIRYALERKTFGTAIANHQAVQFMIAEMAIKYEATRLMVHKAAWMIDKGSRNSIVASYSKAFGADAAMQVATDAVQVFGGNGFMKEYPVEKLMRDAKVLQIYEGTSQVQRMVIAKNLFAMFK
- a CDS encoding YoaK family protein, with the protein product MSPPPLFDSSAVHAPSRVASWLALALSAGAVNAIALAACSRYVTHVTGTLTRIGIDALSWPLVFEYLLVLGAFVLGAASSVGLSEGRRLRGLPPRPWAPLALTASLLALAGALGSLGVFGDFGAGVERPGDFAFLAVLAFGMGLQNAAVATATGMLVRTTHMTGPATDLGVALGTLAHDVPSPLREAARRSAALRGGKMIAFAIGAGLGIALAGTLGYAALVVPAVVIAGVAATTFALTLPADALRLERA
- a CDS encoding carbonic anhydrase: MKKLVHGVHRFHSEVFASQRDLFLRLGGGQSPQALFVTCSDSRIDPNLLTQTQPGELFILRNAGNIVPAWGTHGAEAATIEFAIAGLGIEHIVVCGHSHCGAMKALITPGSVDRMPAMREWLTHAAATGQVVDECYADRDPEERLNVAIQENVLAQLTNLRTHPAVAARLATGKLHLHAWVYKITSGEVFAYDQDAGQFRVLGGEAPAMDQPRRSLDGALLADARDGGSR
- the nhaR gene encoding transcriptional activator NhaR, whose amino-acid sequence is MEWLNYHHLLYFWTVAHEGGLLPAARKLRVTHSTVGAQVHALEESLGEKLLVREGRRLVPTDVGRLVLRYADEIFGLGRELVDTVRGRPTGQALRLDVGVVDVIPKLVARRLLRPAHELDQPVRIVCREDHLERLIGELALHSLDAIISDSPPPPSANVKVFGHPLGECGVTLFAAPALAKKLARGFPRSLDGAPMVVPTEGTVLRRSLDRWLAAISVRPTIVAEIEDSALLKAFGQDGAGVFPAPSVVRDEVVRQYGVRALGEAPGVVERFYVITAERRFQHPALVAITARARAELDASPKTARRRPGASARDHTGSR
- a CDS encoding Kelch repeat-containing protein; translated protein: MRTLAPFLVLSFVLSACGGSSDDPPIVLPDAALPDASAFDAGAGDVDAGPRVALAIEPTGSIHVARLGHTATRLPSGRVLFVGGEDLGRVPTASIEEYDPETGAFEEVAMLPAARVNHTATLLADGRVLVAGGGASASNGVPAGTAVTESVVIYDPSTHDVIDAAAMAHARGHHGAILLSDGRVLVAGGAATPASGGGFAPVASIEIFDPEEGTWSEGGALAAPRAMLSLVEHDGAVLVIGGFAPTGAPHEIERIDTTTGAVSPGGRLAGPGRFFHATLRTRDDDVLVVGGLAPPVFLDVVEALGSSDEAFRALPELPSPRNSIALVETSAAVLAIGGFFFSPSTGGQSIEDVLALDPEGERFEVVGSIPLGRSGHTATVLASGDVLVAGGYTSVGMTDVALLVRAE
- a CDS encoding recombination-associated protein RdgC; the protein is MSALSGSLSYARFFAPRSLPRGFLDKSHEKILHHAMRPLRPEEPDAERSGWCVMGDALDVDLPSERIYLDGFLNLGFRTDRWAIPGPLLKTRVREAETKYREKSGRDKLSRRERAEIKEVVTRELRKRLVPTTRVIDLTWSLEEGVVRFFSHTERNALAMLELFQKTFGIELVAESPYTLAQRLELGEDETQAWAELEMTVLAPRGR